The proteins below come from a single Molothrus ater isolate BHLD 08-10-18 breed brown headed cowbird chromosome 3, BPBGC_Mater_1.1, whole genome shotgun sequence genomic window:
- the HLX gene encoding H2.0-like homeobox protein: MYTAGLAPFYASNFSLWSAAYCSASGPAAGGCFPLDAAAAKKPSFCIADILHAGGEAAAGAADSLPGGPGTGMPATLGAVHHGGPFHATASPLRPTPVVAPDAPAAAFPPRLSPLSTAYHSHHHRPPQHRSPAAAAAAAGGGGAPAPARLLGGHTHGSAPAPASKDLKFGIDRILSAEFDPKVKEGNTLRDLTSLLTTSRQTGVHLPNLQPSAGQFFTSLDPINEASAILGPLNTNPRSSVQHQFQDTFPGPYAVLTKDTLPQTYKRKRSWSRAVFSNLQRKGLEKRFEIQKYVTKPDRKQLAAMLGLTDAQVKVWFQNRRMKWRHSKEAQAQKDKEPPPEPEPAAQRAGAPPAAPGEPECSPSRSDGDSDSSDAESLDMAPSDTERTEGAERSLPAAGLGKSSGSTGLPSPPPAAASPEPRSGL, from the exons ATGTACACGGCCGGGCTGGCTCCTTTCTACGCCTCCAACTTCAGCTTGTGGTCAGCGGCGTATTGCTCTGCATCGGGGCCGGCGGCCGGCGGCTGCTTCCCTCTGGACGCCGCGGCGGCGAAGAAGCCGTCCTTCTGCATCGCCGACATCCTCCACGCCGGCGGCGAGGCGGCGGCCGGAGCCGCCGACAGCCTGCCCGGAGGGCCCGGCACCGGTATGCCGGCCACGCTGGGAGCCGTGCACCACGGTGGTCCCTTCCACGCCACGGCCTCGCCGCTCCGGCCCACGCCCGTCGTGGCCCCCGACGCCCCCGCCGCCGCATTCCCGCCGCGCCTCTCGCCGCTCTCCACCGCCTACCACTCCCACCACCACCGCCCCCCGCAGCACCGGTCcccagcggcggcggcggcggcggcaggaggCGGAGgcgccccggcccccgcccggcTGCTCGGCGGCCACACGCACGGCTCGGCGCCGGCGCCCGCCAGCAAGGACCTGAAATTCGGCATCGACCGCATTTTATCGGCGGAGTTTGACCCCAAAGTCAAGGAAGGCAACACGCTGAGAG ATCTGACCTCCTTATTAACTACGAGCCGCCAAACTGGGGTTCATCTCCCCAACTTGCAGCCTTCCGCCGGCCAGTTCTTCACGTCTCTAGACCCTATTAACGAGGCCTCTGCTATACTGGGTCCCTTAAACACAAACCCAAGGAGCTCAGTGCAGCACCAGTTTCAAGACACTTTTCCAG gTCCGTACGCAGTTCTAACCAAGGACACGCTGCCCCAGACGTACAAGAGGAAACGTTCCTGGTCCAGGGCTGTTTTTTCCAACCTGCAGAGGAAAGGTTTAGAAAAACGGTTCGAAATCCAGAAGTATGTCACCAAACCGGACAGGAAGCAACTGGCGGCGATGCTGGGGCTGACAGATGCTCAA GTGAAGGTGTGGTTCCAGAACCGGCGGATGAAGTGGCGGCACTCCAAGGAAGCGCAGGCCCAGAAGGACAAGGAGCCGCcgccggagccggagccggcGGCCCAGCGAGCCGGCGCAccgcccgccgccccggggGAGCCCGAGTGCAGCCCCAGCCGCTCCGACGGCGACAGCGACAGCAGCGACGCTGAGTCCCTCGACATGGCCCCCAGCGACACGGAACGGACTGAGGGCGCCGAGCGGAGCCTGCCCGCCGCCGGGCTGGGCAAGTCCTCCGGCAGCACCGGCCTGCCttccccgccgcccgccgccgccagccCCGAGCCGCGGAGCGGTCTATAG